The Deinococcus wulumuqiensis R12 genome has a window encoding:
- a CDS encoding GNAT family N-acetyltransferase has translation MLPAHPAPAQEWTRPIEMRGRFVVLAALTTAHAARMAAAADTQTVEFLARGGPQQNTPEAWAEHIERLNAAPHRVNWAVLGPAGEVLGRISYSEARPDDRWVEVGTMLLPPGQGTFANPEAKLLLLTRAFEVLGAGRVQFKVDSRNARSLRAVEKLGAVREGTLRQYQVRPDGYARDSVVFSVLSSEWAGVKAGLERRLTPDGS, from the coding sequence ATGCTGCCTGCCCATCCCGCTCCCGCCCAGGAATGGACGCGCCCCATAGAGATGCGGGGCCGCTTCGTTGTCCTGGCGGCCCTGACCACCGCCCACGCCGCACGCATGGCCGCCGCTGCCGACACGCAGACGGTGGAATTTCTGGCGCGGGGCGGCCCGCAGCAAAACACGCCCGAGGCGTGGGCCGAGCACATCGAGCGGCTGAACGCGGCGCCGCACCGCGTGAACTGGGCGGTGCTGGGGCCAGCGGGCGAGGTGCTGGGGCGCATCAGCTACAGCGAGGCCCGGCCCGACGACCGCTGGGTGGAGGTCGGGACCATGCTGCTGCCGCCGGGCCAGGGCACCTTCGCCAACCCCGAGGCCAAACTGCTGCTGCTCACCCGCGCCTTCGAGGTGCTGGGCGCGGGCCGGGTGCAGTTCAAGGTGGACAGCCGCAACGCCCGCAGCCTCCGCGCGGTGGAAAAGCTGGGCGCGGTGCGTGAAGGCACACTGCGCCAATACCAGGTGCGGCCCGACGGCTACGCCCGTGACTCGGTGGTGTTCAGCGTCCTGAGCAGCGAGTGGGCCGGGGTCAAGGCGGGGTTGGAGCGTCGGCTGACCCCTGACGGAAGCTGA
- the recR gene encoding recombination mediator RecR gives MKYPPSLVSLIRELSRLPGIGPKSAQRLAFHLFEQPREDIERLASALLEAKRDLHVCPICFNITDAEKCDVCADTSRDQQTICVVEEPGDVIAIERSGEYRGLYHVLHGVLSPMNGVGPDKLHIKPLLPRVQQGMEVILATGTTVEGDATALYLQRLLEPLGADISRIAYGVPVGGSLEYTDEVTLGRALMGRQKVSRT, from the coding sequence ATGAAATATCCTCCTTCCCTCGTTTCGCTCATCCGTGAACTCTCGCGCTTGCCGGGCATCGGCCCCAAGAGTGCGCAGCGGCTCGCCTTTCACCTGTTCGAGCAGCCGCGTGAGGACATCGAGCGCCTCGCTTCGGCGCTGCTGGAAGCCAAACGTGACCTGCACGTCTGCCCCATCTGCTTCAACATCACCGACGCCGAGAAATGCGACGTGTGCGCCGACACCAGCCGCGACCAGCAGACCATCTGCGTGGTGGAAGAACCCGGCGACGTCATCGCCATCGAGCGCAGCGGCGAGTACCGGGGGCTGTACCACGTCCTGCACGGCGTCCTGAGTCCGATGAACGGCGTCGGCCCCGACAAGCTGCACATCAAGCCGCTGCTGCCGCGCGTGCAACAGGGCATGGAAGTGATTCTGGCGACGGGCACGACGGTGGAAGGCGACGCCACCGCGCTTTACCTTCAGCGCCTGCTCGAACCGCTGGGGGCCGACATCAGCCGCATCGCCTACGGGGTGCCGGTGGGCGGCTCGCTGGAATACACCGACGAAGTCACGCTGGGCCGCGCCCTGATGGGCCGCCAGAAGGTGAGCCGGACCTGA
- a CDS encoding YbaB/EbfC family nucleoid-associated protein, whose amino-acid sequence MDMKKLMKQMQQAQLAATKIQDDLAAQTVEGTASGLVTVTMNGHGKVQTLKIKPEAVDGDDVEALEDLILAAINDAAEKAEGLQREATAGLGIPGF is encoded by the coding sequence ATGGACATGAAGAAGCTGATGAAGCAGATGCAGCAGGCGCAGCTCGCCGCCACCAAGATTCAGGACGACCTGGCCGCGCAGACGGTGGAAGGCACCGCCAGCGGTCTGGTGACGGTCACCATGAACGGCCACGGCAAGGTGCAGACCCTGAAAATCAAGCCTGAAGCCGTGGACGGCGACGACGTGGAAGCTCTTGAGGACCTGATTCTGGCCGCCATCAACGACGCCGCCGAGAAGGCCGAGGGCCTGCAACGCGAGGCGACGGCGGGCCTGGGCATTCCCGGCTTCTGA
- a CDS encoding Lrp/AsnC family transcriptional regulator translates to MKSLAYSLDALDERILQELQQDSRLSMRELGRRIGLSAPAVTERVRRMEDAGVILGYGVRVATKPLGRSISAFIGVKDSGRNDPALIRWAKDRDGVLECHSVTGDNSCMLKVAVSDVAELEELLGELIDLGFTCDTSIVLSTPLEGKLLLPPQ, encoded by the coding sequence ATGAAGTCCCTGGCCTACAGTCTGGATGCCCTCGACGAGCGAATCTTGCAGGAATTGCAGCAGGACTCGCGCCTGAGCATGCGCGAACTCGGGCGGCGCATCGGGCTGTCGGCCCCCGCCGTGACCGAGCGGGTGCGCCGCATGGAAGACGCCGGCGTGATTCTGGGCTACGGCGTGCGCGTCGCCACCAAGCCGCTGGGCCGCTCCATCAGCGCCTTTATCGGCGTCAAGGACTCGGGCCGCAACGACCCCGCGCTGATTCGCTGGGCCAAAGACCGCGACGGCGTGCTCGAATGCCACTCGGTCACGGGCGACAACTCCTGCATGCTCAAGGTGGCCGTGTCCGACGTGGCCGAACTGGAAGAACTGCTGGGCGAACTCATCGACCTGGGCTTTACCTGCGACACGTCCATCGTGCTGAGCACGCCGCTGGAGGGGAAATTGCTGTTGCCGCCGCAGTAG
- a CDS encoding DUF937 domain-containing protein produces MMDIFNMLGGMGQAQQQVSNQLGTDPRQTESALEAAVPLLLGAMTRNAAQPGGLDALAAAVNQHDDSAILGFQQGQMPDLNEGQKILGHVFGGRQQAAANALSQRAGINPQMAMQILMMVAPLILSYLSNRSRAQGGQMGGNMGGQMGLPGGMGGQMGGLGSILGGLLGGMLGGAQPQGQPYQQTQPYQQPQSSGGAMFPGFPGGQAQPQMGGQMGQAGDLLGTLNRTLDRDGDGNALDDLIGMFGGRR; encoded by the coding sequence ATGATGGACATTTTCAACATGCTCGGCGGTATGGGCCAGGCCCAGCAGCAGGTCAGCAACCAACTCGGCACCGACCCCCGCCAGACCGAATCGGCCCTCGAAGCCGCCGTGCCCCTGCTTCTGGGCGCGATGACCCGCAACGCCGCGCAGCCCGGCGGCCTCGACGCGCTCGCGGCGGCGGTCAACCAGCACGACGACAGCGCCATCCTCGGCTTTCAGCAGGGCCAGATGCCTGACCTCAACGAAGGCCAGAAGATTCTGGGCCACGTGTTCGGCGGCCGGCAGCAGGCGGCGGCCAACGCCCTGAGCCAGCGTGCCGGCATCAACCCCCAGATGGCGATGCAGATTCTGATGATGGTCGCCCCCCTGATCCTGAGCTACCTCAGCAACCGCTCCCGCGCCCAGGGCGGGCAGATGGGCGGCAACATGGGCGGTCAAATGGGCCTGCCCGGTGGCATGGGCGGCCAGATGGGTGGCCTCGGCTCCATCCTCGGCGGACTGCTGGGCGGGATGCTCGGCGGCGCTCAGCCCCAGGGCCAGCCTTACCAGCAGACTCAGCCCTACCAGCAGCCCCAGAGCAGCGGCGGGGCCATGTTCCCCGGCTTCCCCGGCGGGCAGGCGCAGCCCCAGATGGGCGGGCAGATGGGACAGGCGGGCGACCTGCTCGGCACCCTCAACCGCACCCTGGACCGTGACGGCGACGGCAACGCGCTGGACGACCTGATCGGGATGTTCGGGGGACGCCGGTAA
- a CDS encoding ABC transporter permease — MWGLVTNLFFGALRISILLALFDGRPQVAGLTGADAVTYVALTQTFIASFALFGWSDLMRTIHRGEVATDLLRPLPLLGFWTAQDAGRAAGQFVLRGVPMLLLFALLWDARLPADPLPTALSAVLAWACGFGYRFLVNCAAFWSPDAVGIGRFAWVLLGLGCGFLMPLRLFPDPLQAALAYTPFPHMLNTTVELWLGLKMGAEVWQALALQAGWTLALFGLCAWVLRRGLRRLEVAGG, encoded by the coding sequence GTGTGGGGGCTGGTCACCAACCTGTTTTTCGGGGCGCTGCGAATTTCCATTCTGCTGGCCCTCTTTGACGGCAGGCCACAAGTGGCCGGGCTGACGGGTGCGGACGCGGTCACGTATGTGGCCCTGACGCAGACCTTTATCGCGTCGTTCGCGCTGTTCGGCTGGTCCGACCTGATGCGGACGATTCACCGGGGCGAGGTCGCCACCGACCTGCTGCGCCCGCTGCCGCTGCTGGGGTTCTGGACCGCGCAGGACGCGGGGCGGGCGGCGGGACAGTTCGTGCTGCGCGGGGTGCCGATGCTGCTGCTGTTCGCGCTGCTGTGGGACGCGAGGCTGCCCGCCGACCCGCTGCCCACGGCGCTGAGCGCGGTGCTGGCGTGGGCCTGCGGCTTCGGCTACCGCTTTCTGGTCAACTGCGCGGCCTTCTGGTCCCCCGACGCGGTGGGCATCGGGCGCTTTGCCTGGGTGCTGCTGGGGCTGGGCTGCGGCTTTCTGATGCCGCTGCGCCTGTTTCCCGACCCGCTGCAAGCGGCGCTGGCCTACACGCCTTTTCCGCACATGCTGAATACGACGGTGGAACTGTGGCTGGGCCTGAAAATGGGCGCGGAAGTCTGGCAGGCGCTCGCCCTGCAAGCGGGCTGGACGCTGGCGCTGTTCGGGCTGTGCGCGTGGGTGCTGCGGCGCGGGCTGCGACGTCTGGAGGTGGCCGGAGGATGA